A genomic region of Corticium candelabrum chromosome 6, ooCorCand1.1, whole genome shotgun sequence contains the following coding sequences:
- the LOC134180952 gene encoding uncharacterized protein LOC134180952, which translates to MGQKVSKLKKARRNVADAARNEYWGKVRVIVVEEGGNVNDVDGSLRRTALHYAAEYGNSDICLFLLSRGANVSQTDENGDTPLHVAAYYHDVDICQLLVDHKANVASVNKIGQTPLHMHLRADSPAVYRPLITNESVNVADRHGNHALHIAVRNGDIQTVQLLVDCGADVNVLNEDGQTPLHTAAGGQEDCPELCSILLKHDAKIDVVDKYGNQPLHLACKQGHTSTSPLLLSSGADVNTLNEDGQTPLHTAAGGWEDCPELCSILLKHDAKIDVVDKDGNQPLHLACKQGHTSTSPLLLSSGADEFCSILLKHDAKIDVVDKDGNQPLHLACKEGHAATGNLLLSHGADVTALNKQQKRPVHLAPNYALHIVARNGDIQTVRLLVDCGADVNVLNEDGQTPLHTAAGGETDCPELCSILLKHNAKIDVVDKDGNQPLHLACKQGHTSTSHLLLSSGADVNVLNEDGQTPLHTTAGGETDCPELCSILLKHDAKIDVVDKDGNQPLHLACKRRNAATGNLLLSHGADVTALNKQQKCPLHLANESTLNSSRVQDGDHALHIAARKGDIQNVQLLVDCGADVNVLNEDGQTPLHTAAGGRIDRPELCSILLKHKAKIDVVDKDGNQPLLLACKRGHRKTSDLLLSNGAKVNTLNNDGQTPLHTAADGRKDCPELCSILLKHDAKIDVVDKDGNQPLHLACKRRNAATGNLLLSHGADVTALNKQQKCPLHLANESTLNSSRVQDGDHALHIAARKGDIQNVQLLVDCGADVNVLNEDGQTPLHTAAGGRIDRPELCSILLKHKAKIDVVDKDGNQPLHLACKRGHRKTSDLLLSNGAKVNTLNNNGQTPLHTAAGGRIDRPELCSILLIHDAKIDVVDKDGKQPLHLACKLWHAATARVLVSHGADVTVLNKQDREWIPSATEFISKSGQEQNEPHKSEWLKLVAKYLTGEEVKLTAKSSDTVATLKQQLQTKNDPSSWDQLLVYKKQLHDEQTLADAGVTDGTILNVVLCPRGVTGMGADAAELFVRALSQGKVEGSRVKIVIAGRDRTGKTSFKRSVLKLKFQIIEPSTPVAVAELAVSEASNWKLLSDKDEQFLDKQIARAAFHVPTVSRANVSGSQDDNKYDNDKTDYEDHHSEVELGLSVDRESTSTDTRESSNNTDKVGQVNVRESSSDTDKLDEATDKLDEATFLTGGIARAITDFQSNPDLLKQEDSKVHYAIWDLGGQEPLLAGQGETITPGCVVCVVFNASEFLGDSAKSFYCPSADPKPIPIDNHWIETNYDAVALWASMTFLAGDVKSLEGLLSGLHIGKSKGCASPVMLLIGTHINDADEEMIKKQNEFLSKMFCNKAFQKHILRPSNQANDWFFRVENSVSDPDSASEDAGVSAVKQVIEEMARNVSPKPLIPATWSVLEKILDSLEIKLGTALSNVNVIMRFARQSCRMSEEKEVRLALTYLDEAGSVIYPQKSEKLKNIVVIKPNWIFKVFSVVASVTTWPPPLLIEDWDRVRQVGIASWELIHYRLKEAGVKPAEYEDVLNLLNFYFILCPNPPPLPLSVSYKTEYFVPCLLEVESKGPFAAVDLVASRPMSLIILSHKIEFIPEQLHFRLMTCCIEKYPDEPMLTRNKSVYRVEEDVKLEVIYHLKKYIIVTIDTQRSLPEIASLCTDIRLFITKKLHEVKTPGLSRFQFSLNIQHPEPAIPVDVNKLVCIDKYISSEDTTLRRNISRVDVNLDHNERAALDCWFYEEKDDVARKAQDESMTFKTNSKCMADDIVKVAEKVSHCWKKLVLTLAAEFFIDKTKVIEIENKDDCYIQAVTALRMWTNKVGDEATQAAMISAMCTIGCRSQAEDVFSTNLVEHVCPCK; encoded by the exons ATGGGACAAAAAGTATCTAAACTAAAAAAGGCGCGACGAAATGTTGCTGATGCTGCGAGGAATGAATACTGGGGGAAGGTTCGAGTAATAGTGGTTGAAGAAGGAGGGAACGTGAATGATGTGGATGGAAGTTTGAGAAGAACAGCTCTACACTATGCTGCCGAGTATGGAAATTCagatatttgtttgttcttgcTGTCACGAGGCGCGAacgtcagtcagacagacgaGAATGGAGATACGCCGCTTCATGTGGCTGCTTATTATCATGATGTCGATATCTGTCAACTGTTAGTTGATCACAAAGCCAATGTTGCTTCTGTCAACAAGATAGGTCAAACTCCTCTTCACATGCATCTGAGAGCTGACTCTCCCGCTGTGTATCgtccactgataacaaatGAGAGTGTGAATGTAGCAGATCGTCATGGTAACCACGCTTTACACATAGCAGTTAGAAATGGTGACATTCAGACTGTCCAGCtgttagtggattgtggagcagatgtaaatgtattgaatgaagatggacaaacaccactacatacagcagctggggGACAggaagactgtcctgaattgtgttctattttactaaaacatgatgccaagattgatgtagTGGATAAatatggaaaccaaccactacacttggcatgtaaacaaggtcatacaagtacaagtcCTTTGTTGCTCTCtagtggagcagatgtaaatacattgaatgaagatggacaaacaccactacatacagcagctggtggatgggaagactgtcctgaattgtgttctattttactaaaacatgatgccaagattgatgtagtggataaagatggaaaccaaccactacacttggcatgtaaacaaggtcatacaagtacaagtcCTTTGTTGCTCTCtagtggagcagat gaattttgttctattttactaaaacatgatgccaagattgatgtagtggataaagatggaaaccaaccactacattTGGCATGTAAAGAAGGTCATGCTGCAACTGGAAATTTATTGTTATCTCATGGGGCTGATGTAACTGctctaaacaagcaacagaaaaGGCCTGTACATTTGGCTCCTAATTATGCTTTACACATAGTAGCTAGAAATGGTGACATTCAGACTGTCCGGTTGTTggtggattgtggagcagatgtaaatgtattgaatgaagatggacaaacaccactacatacagcagctggtggagagacagactgtcctgaattgtgttctattttactaaaacataatgccaagattgatgtagtggataaagatggaaaccaaccactacacttggcatgtaaacaaggtcatacaagtacaagtcATTTGTTGCTCTCtagtggagcagatgtaaatgtattgaatgaagatggacaaacaccactacatacaacagctggtggagagacagactgtcctgaattgtgttctattttactaaaacatgatgccaagattgatgtagtggataaagatggaaaccaaccactacacttggcatgtaaacgaAGGAATGCTGCAACTGGAAATTTATTGTTATCCCATGGGGCTGATGTAACTGctctaaacaagcaacaaaaatgTCCTTTACATTTGGCAAATGAATCAACATTAAACTCTTCTCGTGTACAGGATGGTGATCATGCtttacacatagcagctaGAAAAGGTGACATTCAGAATGTCCAGCtgttagtggattgtggagcagatgtaaatgtattgaatgaagatggacaaacaccactacatacagcagctggtggacgGATTGAccgtcctgaattgtgttctattttactaaaacataaagccaagattgatgtagtggataaagatggaaaccaaccactactcTTGGCATGTAAACGAGGTCATAGAAAAACAAGTGATCTCTTGCTATCTAATGGAGCAAAAGTAAATACATTAAATAacgatggacaaacaccactacatacagcagctgatGGAAggaaagactgtcctgaattgtgttctattttactaaaacatgatgccaagattgatgtagtggataaagatggaaaccaaccactacacttggcatgtaaacgaAGGAATGCTGCAACTGGAAATTTATTGTTATCCCATGGGGCTGATGTAACTGctctaaacaagcaacaaaaatgTCCTTTACATTTGGCAAATGAATCAACATTAAACTCTTCTCGTGTACAGGATGGTGATCATGCtttacacatagcagctaGAAAAGGTGACATTCAGAATGTCCAGCtgttagtggattgtggagcagatgtaaatgtattgaatgaagatggacaaacaccactacatacagcagctggtggacgGATTGAccgtcctgaattgtgttctattttactaaaacataaagccaagattgatgtagtggataaagatggaaaccaaccactacacttggcatgtaaacgaGGTCATAGAAAAACAAGTGATCTCTTGCTATCTAATGGAGCAAAAGTAAATACATTAAAtaacaatggacaaacaccactacatacagcagctggtggacgGATTGAccgtcctgaattgtgttctattttactaatacatgatgccaagattgatgtagtagataaagatggaaaacaaccactacacttggcatgtaaactATGGCATGCTGCAACTGCACGTGTGTTGGTATCCCATGGAGCTGATGTAACTGTTCTAAACAAGCAAGACAGAGAATGGATACCTTCGGCAACTGAATTCATCTCAAAGTCAGGTCAAGAACAGAATG AACCTCACAAGAGTGAATGGCTCAAACTAGTGGCCAAGTACCTAACTGGTGAAGAAGTTAAATTGACAGCAAAATCATCTGATACTGTTGCCACCTTGAAGCAGCAATTGCAAACCAAGAATGACCCATCATCATGGGATCAACTGCTTGTTTATAAGAAGCAACTACACGATGAGCAAACGTTGGCTGATGCAGGAGTAACTGATGGAACAATACTGAACGTCGTTCTTTGTCCTC GTGGTGTGACAGGCATGGGAGCTGATGCGGCTGAGTTATTTGTTCGAGCTTTATCACAAGGAAAAGTCGAAGGAAGTCGAGTGAAGATTGTCATTGCTGGTAGAGACAGAACGGGCAAGACGTCATTTAAACGATCTGTGCTCAAACTGAAgtttcagataattgaaccgAGCACACCTGTCGCAGTGGCAGAGTTGGCAGTGAGTGAAGCATCAAACTGGAAGCTTTTAAGTGACAAGGACGAACAAtttttagacaaacaaatagctaGAGCAGCATTTCATGTACCGACTGTTTCAAGAGCAAATGTGTCTGGTAGTCAAGATGACAACAAATATGACAATGACAAAACAGATTATGAAGATCATCACAGTGAGGTTGAGCTTGGCTTGTCAGTTGATAGAGAATCTACATCAACTGATACTAgagaaagcagcaacaacacagacaaagttGGTCAAGTCAATGTTAGAGAAAGTAGTagtgacacagacaaacttgaTGAAGCGACAGACAAACTTGATGAAGCAACATTTCTAACTGGAGGGATAGCTCGTGCTATTACAGATTTCCAAAGTAATCCTGACCTCTTAAAGCAGGAAGATTCAAAAGTTCACTATGCCATTTGGGATTTGGGAGGTCAGGAGCCACTTCTTGCTGGTCAAGGAGAAACCATCACACCAGGATGTgtcgtttgtgttgtatttaatGCATCCGAGTTTCTAGGTGACTCTGCCAAGTCTTTCTATTGTCCTTCTGCTGACCCAAAACCAATTCCAATCGACAACCACTGGATAGAGACGAACTATGATGCTGTGGCTTTATGGGCATCCATGACTTTTTTGGCAGGAGACGTCAAAAGTCTTGAAGGCCTTCTCTCTGGTCTTCACATCGGCAAGTCAAAGGGATGTGCATCACCAGTAATGTTGTTGATTGGAACACACATCAATGATGCCGATGAAGAAATGATCAAGAAGCAGAATGAATTTCTGtctaaaatgttttgtaataaAGCATTTCAGAAGCACATCCTTCGACCATCTAACCAGGCTAATGATTGGTTTTTTCGTGTGGAGAATTCGGTGTCTGATCCTGACAGTGCAAGTGAGGATGCAGGCGTGAGTGCAGTGAAGCAAGTCATTGAAGAGATGGCACGTAATGTGTCACCTAAACCTCTGATACCAGCCACTTGGTCAGTTCTAGAGAAGATTCTTGATTCTTTAGAAATCAAGTTGGGCACTGCTCTTTCCAATGTCAATGTTATCATGCGTTTTGCCCGTCAATCATGTCGAATgtcagaagagaaagaagttcGTCTTGCTCTGACATATTTAGATGAAGCCGGATCAGTAATTTATCCTCAGAAAAGTGAGAAGCTGAAGAACATAGTCGTCATCAAACCAAACTGGATTTTCAAGGTTTTCTCAGTTGTGGCATCTGTCACTACTTGGCCTCCTCCCTTACTGATTGAAGATTGGGATCGAGTTCGGCAAGTAGGAATTGCTTCTTGGGAACTCATTCATTATCGTCTGAAAGAAGCAGGAGTGAAGCCAGCAGAGTATGAAGATGTACTCAATTTGTtgaatttctattttattctGTGCCCCAATCCTCCACCTCTTCCTTTATCAGTTTCTTATAAAACAGAATACTTTGTTCCATGTTTGCTAGAAGTCGAGTCAAAAGGTCCATTTGCAGCTgttgatttggttgcttctCGGCCAATGTCACTTATCATTTTGTCTCACAAAATTGAGTTTATTCCTGAGCAGTTGCATTTTAGGCTGATGACGTGTTGCATTGAGAAATATCCTGATGAGCCAATGTTGACACGTAATAAGTCTGTATATCGAGTTGAGGAAGATGTCAAGTTGGAAGTGATTTATCACTtgaagaaatatatcattgtCACTATTGACACACAACGGTCACTTCCTGAAATTGCATCTCTGTGTACAGACATCCGTCTGTTCATCACTAAAAAGTTGCATGAAGTGAAGACACCAGGGTTGTCTCGTTTTCAGTTTTCATTGAATATTCAACATCCCGAACCAGCCATTCCAGTGGATGTAAACAAGTTGGTATGTATAGACAAGTATATATCAAGTGAGGACACAACGTTGAGAAGAAACATAAGCAGGGTCGATGTCAATCTGGATCACAATGAGAGAGCTGCATTAGACTGTTGGTTTTATGAAGAGAAAGATGATGTAGCACGGAAAGCCCAAGATGAGTCAATGACATTtaagacaaacagcaaatgtATGGCTGATGATATTGTGAAAGTAGCTGAAAAAGTTTCTCATTGTTGGAAAAAGCTTGTGTTGACATTGGCAGCTGAGTTTTTTATAGACAAGACGAAGGtgatagaaatagaaaacaaagaTGATTGCTACATACAAGCTGTAACAGCATTGCGTATGTGGACTAATAAAGTTGGTGACGAAGCCACCCAGGCAGCAATGATCAGTGCTATGTGTACAATTGGGTGTAGGTCTCAGGCTGAAGATGTTTTCAGTACCAATTTGGTGGAGCATGTCTGCCCATGCAAATGA